One genomic window of Maribacter aquivivus includes the following:
- a CDS encoding acylase, translating into MSRIIYLLAFVLVLSCKTNKPEKGEIEKWEAQAANVEIIRDDFGVPHIYGKTDADAVFGLLYAQCEDDFNRVEQNYIRATGRLAEVDGEEALYSDLRAKLFMSEEEAKANYEKSPAWLKELCDAFADGVNYYLYTHPKVKPRLLTHFEPWMPMYFSEGSIGGDIERISTKKIAAFYDSNMELPEMEAIQLKKEKEVEEPQGSNGIAISGKLTQFGNPLLLINPHTSFYFRGEVHVVSEEGLNAYGAVTWGQFFVYQGFNEKTGWMHTSTYTDVMDEFKETIVKNDDNLFYQYGEELRPVQSSEIVLKYLDGKKLKEKKYPAYRTHHGPITHVAEGQWTASAMMWEPVKALEQSFIRSKQSGYKGFREMMDIRTNSSNNTVYADAEGNIAYFHGNYVPKRDVQFDYTEPVDGSNPKTDWQGLHSVDENILVLNPENGWIQNCNSTPYTSALEFGPKKEDYPNYMSKDQENFRGVHAIELLTNRKGYTVDSLIQLAHDPYLPAFKALIPGLVKEYNSHDDKNPKLREPIKILEEWDYTTGEDQVAMTLAHFYGTAMGSNAKHPENMSDMERMTYFGTHTEESLKIFEEVIDQLTADFVTWKIPWGEVNRYQRITGDIKQHFDDSKPSIPIGFASGRWGALAAYGARYTTEGAKKIYGTRGNSFVAVVEFGDTVKAKSMLAGGQSGDPASPHFDDQIIRYKNVNWKEVPFYREDVLKRAEETYVPGKR; encoded by the coding sequence ATGAGCAGAATTATTTATTTGTTGGCATTTGTATTGGTTTTATCATGTAAGACTAATAAACCAGAGAAGGGTGAAATAGAAAAATGGGAAGCCCAAGCTGCGAATGTTGAAATAATAAGAGACGATTTTGGAGTTCCTCATATTTATGGTAAAACCGATGCCGATGCAGTGTTTGGGTTGTTGTATGCCCAATGCGAAGATGATTTTAATCGTGTGGAGCAAAATTATATACGGGCAACAGGTAGGTTGGCAGAAGTAGATGGTGAAGAAGCTTTGTATAGCGATTTGCGTGCAAAATTGTTTATGAGCGAAGAAGAGGCCAAAGCTAATTATGAGAAAAGTCCCGCTTGGTTAAAAGAATTATGTGATGCCTTTGCCGATGGGGTTAATTACTATTTATACACGCACCCAAAAGTAAAACCAAGATTACTAACACATTTTGAGCCGTGGATGCCGATGTACTTTAGTGAAGGGTCTATTGGGGGTGATATTGAGCGTATTTCAACAAAAAAGATAGCTGCTTTTTATGATAGCAATATGGAGTTACCAGAAATGGAAGCAATACAATTGAAGAAGGAGAAGGAAGTAGAAGAACCACAAGGCTCTAACGGAATTGCTATTTCTGGGAAATTGACCCAATTTGGCAATCCGTTGTTATTGATAAATCCGCACACTTCATTTTACTTTAGGGGAGAAGTTCATGTGGTTTCGGAGGAAGGTTTAAATGCGTATGGTGCGGTAACTTGGGGGCAGTTTTTCGTTTACCAAGGATTCAATGAAAAAACTGGATGGATGCATACATCAACATATACTGATGTTATGGATGAATTTAAAGAAACGATTGTTAAGAACGATGATAATTTGTTTTATCAATACGGAGAAGAATTGCGACCGGTACAATCATCTGAGATAGTGTTGAAATATCTTGATGGTAAAAAGCTGAAAGAGAAAAAGTATCCGGCATATAGAACTCACCACGGACCAATAACTCATGTTGCCGAAGGGCAATGGACAGCATCTGCCATGATGTGGGAACCGGTAAAAGCATTAGAGCAGTCCTTTATACGTTCCAAGCAAAGCGGATATAAAGGTTTTCGCGAAATGATGGATATCCGTACCAATTCAAGTAACAATACCGTGTATGCAGATGCGGAAGGAAACATCGCTTATTTTCATGGAAATTACGTTCCTAAACGCGACGTTCAATTTGATTATACAGAACCGGTTGACGGCAGTAACCCTAAAACAGATTGGCAAGGCTTGCACTCGGTCGATGAAAATATTTTGGTATTAAATCCAGAAAATGGCTGGATACAAAACTGTAATTCTACGCCGTATACATCAGCTTTAGAATTCGGTCCTAAGAAAGAAGACTATCCAAATTACATGTCTAAAGATCAAGAAAATTTCAGGGGAGTACACGCGATTGAGTTATTAACGAATAGAAAAGGATATACTGTAGATAGTTTAATTCAATTAGCTCACGACCCATATTTACCAGCATTTAAAGCATTGATTCCTGGTTTGGTGAAAGAATATAATTCTCATGATGATAAGAACCCGAAATTAAGAGAGCCAATTAAGATTTTAGAAGAATGGGATTACACAACTGGTGAAGATCAGGTAGCCATGACTTTGGCACATTTCTATGGTACTGCAATGGGTAGTAACGCCAAACACCCTGAGAATATGAGTGATATGGAACGTATGACCTATTTTGGCACACATACAGAAGAATCTTTAAAGATATTTGAGGAAGTAATAGATCAACTAACGGCAGATTTTGTGACTTGGAAAATACCTTGGGGAGAGGTAAATAGATATCAAAGAATTACAGGAGATATAAAACAACATTTTGATGATTCTAAACCAAGTATTCCTATAGGGTTTGCTTCTGGTAGATGGGGTGCATTGGCGGCATATGGAGCTCGATACACGACCGAGGGCGCGAAAAAAATATATGGTACAAGGGGTAATAGCTTTGTTGCTGTAGTAGAATTTGGAGATACCGTAAAAGCCAAAAGTATGTTAGCTGGCGGACAAAGCGGAGACCCAGCTTCACCACATTTTGATGACCAAATTATTAGATATAAGAATGTAAATTGGAAAGAAGTGCCTTTTTATCGTGAAGATGTTTTGAAAAGGGCGGAAGAAACTTATGTTCCTGGTAAGCGATAA